A section of the Solitalea canadensis DSM 3403 genome encodes:
- a CDS encoding SusC/RagA family TonB-linked outer membrane protein, with protein sequence MKRRLLFIVFTLLFSASLWAQQRSIKGKVTQSDGQPIPGVSVVVKGTTNGTQTDGDGTYVINVEEGKTLQFSSVGFKIKEVTVKSTKEINVHLEEDQKQLGEVVVTALGISRKERSLGYSTQKVNGENLTLTKEQNVLGSLAGKISGVQVVGSSGASMGGTQSIKIRGINSISGNDQALIVVDGTPISNDNFSGRTGRDYGNIGQDINPEDIESVNVLKGPAASALYGMRGQYGVIMITTKKGAKDKTKIDFSSSFAVDKATNFMPVQNIYGGGASQTFPLTKNGEKMVDTKQDMSWGPKMDGTPVRQFYSFYPQDPDYGKLTPFVPQPNNIQDYYNTGTTINNNISVTGGTEKLNFRMSYNNTNTKGIEPNTYLRRNNLSLSGDVKASEKISFNANLNFANNKGQRPGQGSEDGSRYMNQWFQRSLDMNKLRNYKYADGTYGQWSISNWDDPAGNNYLKALYWNNPFFAMYENPSHDSRNRFFGSAGIAYQVLPTLKLTGTVRGDTYTQNFDSRTTLGGTGTISNSFAVAKYENREMNYEFLAHYKKQIGSFDISANAGANLFTIDYSSVAQSTVGGLSSPNFFNISASIDRPLISNAYAKKQVRSFYGTASVGYKDTYFLDVALRNDISSALPQNNNSYYYPSVSFSTVFGDLLKWEPLSYGKFRVSYAQAGTDISAYQTSNPFAVDPTSGTMVALSLPNTFYSEEMMPAYANAFEIGTDLKFLNNRLGLNVTYYDQQNKNQVITLSVPSESGYVNLVTNSGNIKNKGFELSLSATPVKVNKFSWDLSANISRNKSQIVELHPQFKAYTLETNSYSKIDQILLAEEGKAFGSLITTGIKYDPATGKMLLDANNLPVFEANQNFGSMTPDFTGGFQNTFSYRNFTLAASIDFQGGGQFFSRTKLLAAKTGLAVETAAINENGKNVRDPLAEGGGVKVNGISAATGQEVTAFVDAQKYYTAIGTKAYNLFLYDASYIKLREVRLGYTFYKREYTKLPASSVNLAFTIRNPMMIWQKAPKGLDPSELSSGSSGLSWNESGELQSVRSFGLNLNVSF encoded by the coding sequence ATGAAAAGAAGGTTACTTTTTATTGTATTTACTTTGCTGTTTTCTGCAAGTTTGTGGGCTCAGCAACGATCAATTAAAGGAAAAGTCACTCAGTCGGATGGTCAACCCATTCCAGGGGTTTCAGTGGTTGTAAAAGGAACAACAAATGGAACGCAGACTGATGGCGATGGCACTTATGTGATAAATGTTGAGGAAGGAAAAACACTCCAATTTTCTTCCGTAGGATTCAAGATCAAAGAGGTTACTGTAAAATCAACCAAAGAAATAAATGTACATCTGGAAGAAGATCAGAAGCAATTAGGGGAGGTTGTTGTTACTGCGCTTGGAATTTCCAGGAAAGAACGTTCATTAGGCTATTCTACCCAAAAAGTGAATGGTGAAAACCTGACACTTACTAAGGAGCAGAACGTATTGGGTTCATTAGCAGGTAAAATTAGCGGCGTTCAGGTTGTTGGATCTTCAGGAGCCAGCATGGGAGGAACCCAAAGCATTAAAATACGTGGTATCAACTCAATTAGCGGTAATGACCAGGCTTTAATTGTGGTGGATGGAACACCGATTTCAAACGATAATTTTTCAGGCCGTACCGGACGAGATTATGGAAACATCGGCCAAGACATTAATCCCGAAGATATAGAATCAGTTAACGTACTAAAGGGTCCGGCAGCAAGTGCATTGTATGGTATGCGTGGTCAATATGGGGTAATTATGATTACCACAAAAAAAGGTGCAAAGGATAAAACTAAGATTGACTTTAGTTCTTCATTTGCAGTTGATAAAGCGACCAACTTTATGCCTGTTCAGAATATTTATGGTGGAGGTGCCAGCCAAACTTTCCCGTTAACTAAAAATGGAGAAAAAATGGTGGATACCAAACAAGATATGAGCTGGGGCCCTAAAATGGACGGTACACCTGTTCGTCAATTTTATAGTTTTTATCCTCAAGACCCTGATTATGGTAAGTTAACACCTTTTGTTCCACAACCTAATAACATTCAAGATTATTACAACACTGGAACAACCATCAATAATAACATCTCGGTTACCGGAGGTACTGAAAAACTAAACTTCCGGATGTCCTATAATAATACCAACACTAAAGGTATTGAGCCTAATACCTATTTGCGTAGAAATAACCTGAGTTTAAGTGGTGATGTAAAAGCGAGTGAAAAGATCAGCTTTAATGCAAACCTCAACTTTGCAAATAATAAAGGTCAACGTCCGGGACAAGGTTCCGAAGACGGTTCACGCTATATGAATCAATGGTTTCAACGTTCATTGGACATGAATAAGTTGAGAAACTATAAATATGCAGATGGTACTTACGGACAATGGAGTATTTCAAACTGGGATGATCCTGCCGGAAATAATTATTTAAAAGCACTTTATTGGAACAACCCATTCTTTGCCATGTATGAGAATCCTTCGCACGATTCACGTAACCGCTTTTTTGGTAGTGCAGGGATAGCTTATCAGGTACTTCCAACGTTGAAATTAACAGGAACCGTTAGAGGAGATACTTATACTCAAAACTTTGATAGTCGTACAACTTTAGGTGGTACAGGAACAATTTCCAATTCATTTGCTGTTGCAAAATATGAAAACCGAGAGATGAACTATGAGTTCTTAGCTCATTATAAGAAACAGATTGGCAGTTTTGATATCAGTGCAAATGCCGGAGCAAATCTTTTTACAATTGATTATTCAAGTGTAGCGCAAAGTACTGTAGGTGGTTTAAGTTCCCCTAACTTCTTTAATATTTCAGCTTCAATTGACCGACCATTGATTTCTAATGCATATGCAAAAAAACAAGTAAGAAGCTTTTATGGAACGGCATCAGTTGGATATAAGGATACCTATTTTCTGGATGTTGCCTTACGTAATGATATTTCTTCAGCATTGCCTCAAAACAATAATTCTTATTATTATCCTTCCGTATCATTTAGTACTGTGTTTGGAGATTTATTGAAATGGGAACCCCTTTCATATGGTAAATTTCGGGTAAGTTATGCACAAGCAGGCACAGATATTTCAGCTTATCAGACTTCAAATCCTTTTGCTGTTGACCCTACTTCAGGAACTATGGTTGCATTATCATTACCTAATACTTTTTATTCAGAAGAAATGATGCCAGCCTATGCCAATGCCTTTGAAATTGGTACTGACTTAAAATTCCTGAATAATAGGTTAGGGCTTAATGTTACTTACTATGATCAACAAAATAAAAATCAGGTAATAACACTAAGTGTTCCTTCAGAAAGTGGGTATGTAAATCTCGTAACTAATTCAGGAAATATTAAAAATAAAGGTTTTGAACTTAGCTTAAGTGCCACCCCGGTTAAGGTTAATAAGTTTAGCTGGGATCTATCAGCAAATATTTCAAGAAATAAAAGCCAGATCGTTGAGCTTCATCCGCAGTTTAAAGCCTATACATTAGAAACAAACTCCTATTCTAAAATAGATCAAATATTACTTGCAGAAGAAGGAAAAGCTTTCGGATCATTAATAACCACGGGGATTAAATATGACCCTGCTACTGGTAAAATGTTATTAGATGCCAATAATCTTCCTGTTTTTGAAGCAAATCAAAATTTTGGGAGTATGACACCTGATTTTACAGGTGGTTTCCAGAATACATTCAGTTATCGAAACTTTACTTTGGCCGCTTCAATTGATTTTCAAGGTGGAGGACAATTTTTTAGCCGTACTAAATTATTGGCCGCTAAAACTGGTTTAGCAGTAGAAACAGCAGCTATAAATGAAAATGGCAAAAATGTTCGTGATCCATTGGCAGAAGGTGGAGGTGTAAAAGTAAATGGTATTTCTGCAGCCACAGGGCAAGAAGTTACGGCTTTTGTTGATGCTCAAAAATACTATACAGCCATTGGTACAAAGGCTTACAATTTATTCCTTTATGATGCTTCTTATATTAAGTTAAGAGAGGTTCGTTTGGGCTATACTTTTTATAAGAGAGAATACACGAAGTTGCCAGCAAGTTCAGTAAATCTTGCATTTACCATTCGTAATCCAATGATGATTTGGCAAAAAGCGCCTAAAGGCCTTGATCCTTCAGAATTATCAAGTGGAAGTTCGGGCCTTAGCTGGAATGAATCAGGAGAATTGCAATCGGTTCGTTCATTTGGCTTAAATCTTAATGTATCATTCTAA
- a CDS encoding DUF5522 domain-containing protein — protein sequence MNKPIEMKEGEDYTINEKGLLVFTREYHLKRGYCCKNLCLNCPWDYVTRLKEDSLLRSKVRKNTTDHNSGE from the coding sequence ATGAATAAACCGATTGAAATGAAAGAGGGGGAAGATTATACAATTAACGAAAAAGGATTGTTAGTTTTTACCAGAGAGTATCACCTTAAACGGGGGTATTGCTGTAAAAATTTGTGCCTTAATTGCCCTTGGGATTACGTAACTCGATTAAAAGAAGATAGTCTCTTGAGAAGTAAGGTGAGAAAAAATACAACCGATCATAACTCCGGAGAATAA
- a CDS encoding MBL fold metallo-hydrolase — translation MTEDFFKLTEIGLYCQRYNFYLDPQKAVKNAVISHAHGDHAVAGSENIYCTAATQAVMELRYKKNAGKYFNIVSYNQPFRIGETIITFYPAGHILGSAQILVEIDGARILYTGDFKLEEDKTAEPFEFVKADILITETTFASKATQHPMAINEIQKLGRFANSNVIFGAYALGKAQRVTQLINEHCQSFNVLVHYSIAPIHKLYEQFGVNLGKWQIYDRRTMKHTSNNVYVVPPLTFSSYRHSRDAFKVFASGWENLQDYCDEKLFISDHADWQQILTLVKETEAKEIWTLHGDGGELKEHLQTSHIVKILNE, via the coding sequence ATGACAGAAGATTTTTTTAAACTCACTGAAATAGGCCTTTATTGCCAGCGTTATAACTTTTATCTCGATCCTCAAAAAGCGGTAAAAAATGCAGTAATATCTCATGCACATGGCGATCATGCCGTGGCAGGTTCTGAAAACATCTACTGTACCGCCGCAACGCAAGCTGTTATGGAGCTGCGTTATAAGAAAAATGCCGGAAAGTATTTTAACATTGTTTCTTATAATCAACCTTTTAGAATAGGAGAGACAATAATCACTTTTTATCCGGCGGGACATATTTTGGGCTCAGCCCAAATATTGGTTGAAATCGATGGAGCCCGAATTTTATATACTGGTGATTTTAAACTGGAAGAAGATAAAACAGCGGAACCTTTTGAGTTTGTTAAGGCTGATATACTTATTACCGAAACTACCTTTGCATCAAAGGCAACGCAGCATCCAATGGCAATCAATGAGATTCAGAAATTGGGACGGTTTGCCAACAGCAATGTGATTTTTGGGGCATATGCTTTGGGTAAAGCTCAAAGGGTTACTCAGCTCATTAATGAGCATTGTCAAAGCTTTAATGTCTTAGTGCACTATTCCATCGCACCGATTCATAAGTTATATGAGCAGTTTGGGGTAAATTTAGGGAAATGGCAAATTTATGATCGTAGAACCATGAAACACACTTCCAATAATGTCTATGTAGTGCCGCCATTAACTTTTTCGAGTTACAGGCATAGCAGAGATGCTTTCAAAGTGTTTGCTTCAGGATGGGAAAATTTGCAGGATTATTGTGACGAAAAGTTGTTTATTAGTGATCATGCCGATTGGCAACAAATATTAACTTTGGTAAAAGAAACCGAAGCAAAAGAGATCTGGACGTTACATGGTGATGGTGGAGAATTGAAAGAACATTTGCAGACCTCGCATATAGTTAAAATATTGAATGAATAA
- the coaE gene encoding dephospho-CoA kinase (Dephospho-CoA kinase (CoaE) performs the final step in coenzyme A biosynthesis.) — MLKIGITGGIGSGKSTVVKVFEQLGVPVFIADDQAKLLMNSDEKLIADIKQFFGEDVYSAKGELDRKKLASLVFNSPEKLKQLNGLVHPATIRAFDKWCKKYQNKPYILKEAAILFESGTYKQNDLNILVTAPEEMRIARVIKRDKSNEEQVRSRIKNQLPEEDKIKMADYMIVNDEQTALIPQIVSLHTKLVINNSTL; from the coding sequence ATGCTTAAGATAGGAATAACAGGAGGTATAGGTAGTGGCAAAAGTACAGTCGTAAAGGTGTTTGAGCAGCTTGGTGTGCCTGTTTTTATTGCTGATGACCAGGCAAAACTATTGATGAATTCAGATGAAAAATTAATTGCCGATATAAAGCAATTCTTTGGCGAAGATGTGTATTCAGCTAAAGGGGAGCTGGACAGAAAGAAACTGGCATCGCTGGTTTTTAATAGCCCTGAGAAGCTTAAGCAATTAAACGGGTTAGTTCATCCTGCCACAATTCGTGCGTTCGACAAATGGTGTAAGAAGTACCAAAACAAGCCATACATACTTAAAGAAGCTGCTATTTTGTTTGAAAGTGGCACCTATAAACAGAATGATCTTAATATTTTGGTAACCGCTCCCGAAGAAATGCGTATTGCGCGTGTAATAAAACGTGATAAAAGTAACGAAGAGCAGGTAAGGAGTCGGATAAAAAATCAGCTGCCGGAAGAAGATAAAATTAAAATGGCCGATTACATGATTGTGAACGATGAACAAACTGCATTAATTCCGCAAATAGTATCTTTACACACTAAATTAGTGATCAATAACTCCACTTTATAG
- a CDS encoding CdaR family protein, with amino-acid sequence MSQNGNSWFEISKRDRRKIGLFMLCLLVAVAFWVVSSFANRYSFTVKTELILTNIPADKTLNVKNVEVITMDVEGTGWQLLFSKIDIFKSPLKLDMAQIKGDNVQLMEHVDLLNHQLPEGLKIVGISPASINIDFSSRIVKKVPLEIFADITFKKQYFYASDLILDPDSVTISGPIDEVSKIKFISTPKITLHNLSDSISTVINLAPKGTQNVNITPTAVGLKIPVEKFTEGSIDIPLTLINNQERFDVNLLPGKIKVKYLCPVSKYPLIDRDMFYAQVDLFQWKIQSKSRLDVKLLRSPDFIRVIKIEPQWVDFLVSK; translated from the coding sequence ATGTCGCAAAACGGAAATTCCTGGTTTGAAATAAGTAAGCGTGACCGACGTAAAATAGGCCTGTTTATGTTGTGTTTACTTGTTGCAGTCGCTTTCTGGGTGGTGTCTTCTTTTGCAAACCGATATTCATTTACGGTTAAAACAGAGTTGATATTAACCAATATTCCCGCTGATAAAACGTTAAACGTAAAAAATGTTGAAGTAATAACAATGGATGTGGAAGGCACCGGTTGGCAGCTATTATTTTCTAAGATCGATATATTTAAATCACCCTTAAAGCTTGATATGGCACAAATTAAAGGTGATAATGTGCAACTGATGGAGCATGTAGATTTGCTTAATCACCAGTTGCCTGAAGGATTGAAAATAGTTGGAATCAGTCCTGCCTCTATCAATATTGATTTCTCGAGCCGGATCGTAAAAAAAGTACCTTTGGAGATATTTGCCGATATTACTTTTAAAAAACAATATTTCTATGCTTCAGATTTAATTCTTGACCCAGACAGCGTTACAATTAGTGGTCCGATTGACGAAGTTTCAAAGATTAAATTCATATCAACCCCTAAAATAACATTGCACAATCTGAGTGATAGCATCTCAACGGTGATTAACCTTGCTCCAAAGGGTACGCAAAATGTTAATATAACGCCAACTGCAGTTGGATTAAAAATACCAGTCGAAAAGTTTACTGAAGGTTCAATTGATATTCCATTAACATTAATCAATAACCAGGAACGATTTGATGTAAACCTGCTTCCAGGGAAAATAAAAGTGAAATATTTATGTCCGGTAAGTAAATACCCCTTGATAGACCGTGATATGTTCTATGCGCAGGTCGACCTTTTTCAATGGAAAATACAAAGCAAAAGCCGACTTGATGTTAAGCTGCTTCGTTCACCAGATTTTATTCGAGTTATTAAAATAGAGCCCCAATGGGTTGACTTTTTGGTAAGCAAATAA
- the yajC gene encoding preprotein translocase subunit YajC — MTANVLLQAGAANNWSSIVMMALIAVVFYFFMIRPQTKKMKDQKKFIEELKKGDKVVTIGGIFGKLVEIGDTYFMIEIDHNVRIKVQKSAISLENSKALNTTEATQS; from the coding sequence ATGACAGCTAACGTTCTATTACAAGCAGGCGCAGCAAATAACTGGTCATCAATTGTTATGATGGCATTAATCGCTGTAGTATTTTATTTCTTTATGATCCGTCCTCAAACTAAGAAGATGAAAGATCAGAAGAAATTTATTGAAGAATTGAAGAAAGGTGATAAAGTAGTTACCATCGGAGGTATCTTTGGTAAACTTGTTGAAATTGGTGATACTTACTTTATGATCGAGATTGACCATAATGTTCGTATCAAAGTTCAGAAATCAGCAATTTCTTTAGAAAACTCTAAAGCGTTAAATACTACTGAAGCTACACAATCATAG
- a CDS encoding DUF1573 domain-containing protein — MKKSLSLMINKLFLVLAASALLVACKNNSSSSANAASMQVDSSQVTTIKFDEDKYDFGKVAAGEVVEHEFKFTNTGKYPLIIKSATASCGCTVPSKPEEPVMPGATASINVKFNSEGRQGLQEKNITIIANTNPSASSLRLFGEVE, encoded by the coding sequence ATGAAAAAAAGCCTTTCACTTATGATTAATAAACTCTTTTTAGTTTTAGCTGCATCTGCATTATTAGTAGCATGTAAGAATAATAGTTCTTCATCTGCCAATGCAGCTTCAATGCAGGTAGACTCATCTCAAGTAACTACCATTAAATTTGATGAGGATAAATACGATTTCGGAAAGGTAGCAGCCGGAGAAGTTGTTGAACACGAATTTAAGTTTACCAATACCGGAAAATATCCGTTAATCATCAAAAGTGCTACTGCAAGTTGTGGCTGTACCGTTCCAAGTAAACCTGAAGAACCGGTTATGCCTGGAGCTACTGCAAGTATCAATGTTAAATTTAACAGCGAAGGTCGCCAAGGTTTACAAGAAAAGAATATTACAATTATTGCCAATACTAATCCGTCGGCTTCAAGCCTTAGATTGTTTGGCGAGGTAGAATAA